Genomic segment of Pseudothermotoga hypogea DSM 11164 = NBRC 106472:
GCAGTTCGCATTTTATCACCTCGTCAGATCAACGGAGTGGGAACGCAGGGAACTGAACGAAGCCTATGACGCAGGCACACCTATTCATGATAGCATAAAACAACCTATACCAGCCGAGCTGGTATAGGTTTGATACAATCTTTTTGCAGTTGAGAAAATCTGTTCACATTACTTCAAAATGACCTCTGCACCGGCTTCTTCGAGTTTCTTCTTGATCTCCTCTGCCTCGTTCTTCGGAACGCCACTCTTGACTATAGCATCGGGGCTACCAGCCTTCTCAACGAGATCCTTAGCTTCTTTCAGGCCAAGACCTGTGATCTCTCTAACCACCTTTATCACGTTGATCTTGTTCGCTCCGTGGCTCTTCAGGACAACATCGAACTCCGTCTTTTCTTCGGCTGCTGCCTGAGCTGCTGGCGCTGCACCGGCCACAGGAGCAGCGACGGCCGCGACTGCAACCGGAGCTGCGGCGCTCACGCCGAATTTTTCTTCGAGTGCCTTCACTAACTGAGCCAATTCGGCAACCGTCAGTTTCTCGATAGCCTCAACAATCTGTTCCACTGTCATTCTCAAACACCTCCGACATTCTCAGATTTCTTCTTCTCTTCAATTGCACTCAACACGTACACAAGTTTTCTCATAACATCGTTCAAAGCGAACACCAGACCATATATCGGACCCTGTATCCTTCCAACCAGCATCGCGTATAGTTCCTTCTTGGTTGGCAGGTTGGCAAGATCCGCTACTTGGTCAGCATTGAACGGCTGATGTTCGATGAAGCCGCCTTTGAAGAAGTTTTCAAGCCTTTTCTCCTTGGCGAAATTCACCAGGGTCCTCAGTGCATCCACTGGATCACCAGAGAGGCTGTAGAAAACAGCCGTCGGACCTTTCAGAAACTTTTCGTAGTGAGCTTCCTGATAACCGATTTCATTCAGTGCTATAGAAAGGAGACTGTTCTTGACCACGGTCAGTTTTGCATCTTCCCCGTGCTTCGAATTTATTCTTCCACGCAGTTCCCTGATTGCTGCGACGTCCAAACCGAAGAAGTTCACGAACACCAACAGGTTCGCCTTCGGTAAAACCTCTTTGAAACTCTCCAAGATCTGTTGCTTCTTCTCTCTGGTTAGCAACCGTTGCACCTCCTTTCAAGAAAAAGGGTCTCTCCACAAGAGACCCCCGCTCAACCAAAGCACCAGTTTTTGGCTCGCCTCGGTAGGCGGGGATAACCCCTTTAGAGTACCTACTTTCTTCGGCGACTCGTGCGACTGAACACGATGTTCAGATCTTTGCAGCCTCGAGTTCGGACATGTTCAGTTTCACACCAACTCCCATCGTGGACGTCAGTACAGCCTTTCTGAGGAACTGACCCTTGATACCCGCTGGCCTCATGCTCACAATCTGTTTGTATGCCGAAATCAAGTTCTCCCTCAGTTTCTGAGAATCGAAGGAGCACTTGCCGATTGGCAAATGGATCGAGCCGGTCTTGTCGCTCCTCACTTCGATTCGTCCCATCTTGAATTCTTT
This window contains:
- the rplL gene encoding 50S ribosomal protein L7/L12 — encoded protein: MTVEQIVEAIEKLTVAELAQLVKALEEKFGVSAAAPVAVAAVAAPVAGAAPAAQAAAEEKTEFDVVLKSHGANKINVIKVVREITGLGLKEAKDLVEKAGSPDAIVKSGVPKNEAEEIKKKLEEAGAEVILK
- the rplJ gene encoding 50S ribosomal protein L10 — translated: MLTREKKQQILESFKEVLPKANLLVFVNFFGLDVAAIRELRGRINSKHGEDAKLTVVKNSLLSIALNEIGYQEAHYEKFLKGPTAVFYSLSGDPVDALRTLVNFAKEKRLENFFKGGFIEHQPFNADQVADLANLPTKKELYAMLVGRIQGPIYGLVFALNDVMRKLVYVLSAIEEKKKSENVGGV